A window from Amblyomma americanum isolate KBUSLIRL-KWMA chromosome 7, ASM5285725v1, whole genome shotgun sequence encodes these proteins:
- the LOC144097793 gene encoding uncharacterized protein LOC144097793: MMSRAPKRRVRIAKTPPSSKSKTSITETTEQLMAFWRRRFGRATGDCSECDDPASGSKDIYSDLCCEGSPPFPWGPRDADSLLRSRFPERFDVTNQVEFTSCSSSALIFTLMALVSVFVVVSVTVILLRVEPMVNPMASNQDAEPVVAPRDFTLSPRKTERASPRQSFAPRSTRSVQYVARRAFHQTRKQTTSTMMPLAPVTEPATSPMTAANSSRSSSRTIAKAKRVTLADTFADETTRMCSMVLYSYCSRRRQEFYFQSTSNSCVVVSGDTTGVCNHSPNRFTSQRNCKAKCIDNSNPSERCFSTAMFSKCTSRDVRYQWWFYDGAQCVPWDFPEGACPSVQMGGDLFTSAKECASQCATGDALLEPCQPPKPGPCTAKQLRFPYFAMSSPEDRRVDCLRSSISVLSGHRCLTGTNRFLTEASCLQTCSGRSLRISPRRIKGRIGGPEDGNWRTLGDMPKDVFDQDFFSPKVTTRKRFFAGR; the protein is encoded by the exons ATGATGAGCCGTGCTCCCAAGCGCAGAGTACGGATTGCAAAGACTCCGCCGTCATCGAAGTCGAAGACGTCCATCACGGAGACCACAGAGCAGCTGATGGCCTTTTGGCGGCGTCGATTCGGACGCGCCACAGGCGATTGCTCGGAGTGCGACGACCCGGCTTCTGGCAGCAAGGACATCTACTCGGACTTGTGCTGCGAAGGTTCGCCGCCGTTCCCTTGGGGGCCCCGCGACGCTGACTCCCTGTTGCGGTCGAGATTCCCCGAGCGCTTTGACGTCACAAACCAGGTAGAGTTCACGTCATGTTCTTCTTCGGCGCTCATCTTCACGCTCATGGCACTGGTCTCAGTTTTCGTCGTGGTATCCGTCACTGTCATCCTCCTGCGTGTCGAACCCATGGTAAACCCCATGGCTTCCAACCAGGATGCAGAGCCTGTCGTGGCGCCTCGAGACTTCACTCTTTCCCCTCGGAAGACAGAGAGGGCTTCACCACGGCAGAGCTTTGCGCCACGTTCTACACGGTCGGTGCAATACGTCGCGAGGCGCGCCTTTCATCAGACCAGAAAGCAAACGACGTCCACGATGATGCCACTAGCGCCCGTGACGGAGCCAGCAACGTCGCCTATGACAGCAGCGAATTCAAGCCGCTCCTCGTCCCGAACGATTGCGAAGGCCAAGCGTGTGACACTCGCTGACACTTTCGCCGACGAG ACGACACGGATGTGCTCGATGGTTTTATACAGTTACTGCAGCCGCAGGCGCCAAGAGTTCTATTTCCAGTCAACTAGCAACTCGTGCGTTGTGGTATCAGGAGACACGACAGGGGTTTGCAACCACAGCCCAAATCGGTTCACGTCCCAGAGGAACTGCAAGGCGAAATGTATCGACAACAGTAACCCCTCCGAGAGGTGCTTCAGTACGGCCATGTTCTCCAAGTGCACAAG CCGGGATGTTCGCTACCAGTGGTGGTTCTACGATGGCGCCCAATGCGTGCCGTGGGACTTTCCGGAAGGCGCCTGCCCATCGGTGCAGATGGGCGGGGACCTCTTCACCAGTGCCAAAGAGTGCGCCAGCCAGTGCGCTACCGGAGATGCGCTCCTGGAGCCGTGCCAACCGCCCAAACCAGGACCGTGCACTGCCAAGCAACTGAG GTTTCCGTACTTTGCCATGAGCTCTCCAGAAGACCGTCGCGTTGACTGCCTGAGGTCATCCATCTCCGTTCTGAGTGGACACCGCTGTCTGACAGGCACCAACCGCTTCCTGACTGAAGCCTCTTGCCTTCAGACTTGTTCTGGGCGAAGTCTACGCATCAGCCCAAGGCGAATTAAAGGACGGATCGGGGGACCTGAGGATGGAAACTGGCGCACGCTGGGTGACATGCCGAAGGATGTCTTCGATCAAGATTTCTTCAGCCCGAAAGTGACGACGCGGAAGCGATTCTTCGCTGGACGTTAA